The Methanolacinia petrolearia DSM 11571 genome has a segment encoding these proteins:
- a CDS encoding bacteriohemerythrin, producing the protein MAYMEWSENLSVGIKEIDEQHKKLVSQINALHDGMRSGQGKDTLEKTLGELADYTQYHFKTEEKYMERFGYPDFEKHREEHDAFVGKVADFQNAFSSGKLGLSIDVMKFLSGWVAGHIKGTDKNYTECFKDHGLL; encoded by the coding sequence ATGGCATATATGGAATGGTCAGAGAATCTCTCTGTCGGAATTAAGGAGATCGACGAACAGCACAAGAAACTCGTATCGCAGATAAACGCCCTCCATGACGGAATGAGATCCGGGCAGGGGAAGGATACCCTGGAGAAGACCCTCGGAGAACTTGCGGACTACACCCAGTATCACTTCAAGACCGAGGAGAAGTACATGGAGAGGTTCGGCTACCCGGACTTCGAAAAGCACAGGGAAGAGCATGACGCATTCGTCGGGAAGGTCGCGGATTTCCAGAACGCTTTTTCTTCGGGAAAGCTCGGCCTTTCGATCGACGTCATGAAGTTTCTGAGCGGATGGGTCGCAGGCCACATCAAGGGAACGGACAAAAATTACACCGAATGCTTCAAAGACCACGGCCTTTTGTAA
- the modA gene encoding molybdate ABC transporter substrate-binding protein translates to MKKQIFIISFILLVLFAVFSGCTGQGDNGSGSGQAGNTSEILVYCGAGMSEPMEEIASRFTAETGIVVNYNFGGSGTLLSQMELTEKGDVYMPGSTADFNTAMGRGFIVNDTEKLVVYHVPVIAVPKGNPAGITCLADLGNEGVKVELGDASACAIGKLSNKIIEKNGLNETIYPNVVTRAATVNEIVLQTSLGTVDGSIIWEDLGDSDDLEIIYIPNNQNIVKIVPIGVMTFSESPDEAEDFVEYVSSEKGLSVFEDYGFTTYPADNYADVKA, encoded by the coding sequence ATGAAGAAACAGATTTTTATCATTTCTTTCATCCTGCTGGTTTTGTTTGCTGTCTTTTCAGGATGTACAGGTCAGGGGGATAACGGCAGCGGATCCGGTCAGGCAGGAAATACCAGTGAGATTCTGGTCTACTGCGGAGCAGGAATGAGCGAACCGATGGAAGAGATTGCATCCCGGTTCACTGCAGAGACAGGTATTGTAGTCAACTATAATTTTGGCGGATCGGGAACTCTTCTCTCGCAGATGGAGCTTACTGAAAAGGGTGACGTATACATGCCCGGATCGACGGCGGATTTCAACACCGCGATGGGCAGGGGGTTCATCGTCAACGATACCGAGAAACTCGTAGTGTATCATGTCCCTGTGATTGCAGTGCCGAAAGGCAACCCTGCGGGAATCACCTGCCTTGCAGATCTCGGAAACGAGGGAGTTAAAGTCGAGCTCGGTGATGCGTCTGCATGTGCAATCGGAAAGTTATCCAACAAGATAATTGAGAAGAACGGTCTGAATGAAACGATCTACCCGAATGTGGTGACACGTGCGGCAACAGTGAACGAGATCGTGCTGCAGACATCTCTCGGAACTGTCGACGGCTCGATAATATGGGAGGACCTTGGTGATTCGGACGACCTTGAGATCATATACATACCGAACAACCAGAACATCGTGAAGATTGTCCCGATCGGCGTTATGACATTCTCGGAGAGTCCTGACGAGGCCGAAGATTTCGTCGAATACGTCTCATCTGAGAAGGGTCTTTCAGTCTTTGAGGATTATGGATTTACCACCTATCCGGCTGACAATTATGCCGATGTGAAGGCCTGA
- a CDS encoding ABC transporter ATP-binding protein, protein MVLARPASATGICMKDNNNAMDTQTVAPPLLDFANVTIIRERKEILHSLSLRVESGENIAILGPNGSGKSTLIRAITRENYPVLCDGLRFRIMGNEIWHVGTLRTMLGIVSPELQSRYNRETTGRDVILSGFFSSIGLFMHEITPEMREKACEILEFLEIEHLADRQMTRMSTGEARRFLIGRALVHDPKALILDEPTTGLDLHALHHFRSAIRKIAASGTNIIMVTHNLHDIIPEISRVVLMKDGRFFSDGPKEEILKDDIIGGLFDVPVNIRKEGDWYYASGF, encoded by the coding sequence ATGGTATTGGCCCGGCCGGCATCAGCAACCGGTATCTGCATGAAGGACAATAATAATGCGATGGATACGCAGACCGTTGCACCTCCGCTTCTCGACTTCGCGAATGTCACAATAATCAGGGAAAGAAAGGAAATACTCCACTCGCTGTCCCTGAGGGTGGAATCAGGGGAAAATATCGCGATTCTCGGTCCGAACGGCTCGGGAAAGTCGACGCTGATCCGGGCGATTACCCGCGAGAACTATCCCGTCCTGTGCGACGGCCTCAGGTTCAGGATCATGGGCAACGAGATCTGGCACGTGGGAACGCTCAGGACCATGCTTGGGATCGTCTCGCCCGAGCTCCAGTCCAGGTACAACCGGGAGACAACCGGGCGGGACGTGATCCTTTCGGGATTCTTCTCGAGCATCGGGCTGTTCATGCACGAGATTACGCCGGAGATGAGGGAGAAGGCCTGTGAAATACTTGAATTCCTGGAGATAGAGCACCTTGCCGACCGCCAGATGACGAGGATGTCGACAGGCGAGGCGAGGAGATTCCTGATCGGGCGTGCACTGGTACACGACCCGAAGGCGCTTATACTCGACGAGCCGACGACGGGCCTCGATCTGCATGCCCTCCACCATTTCAGGTCGGCGATACGAAAGATTGCGGCCTCGGGGACGAACATCATCATGGTGACCCATAACCTTCACGATATAATCCCCGAGATATCGAGGGTCGTACTGATGAAGGACGGGAGATTCTTTTCGGATGGCCCCAAGGAGGAGATCCTGAAGGACGATATCATCGGCGGCCTCTTCGATGTCCCGGTGAATATCAGGAAAGAAGGCGACTGGTACTACGCCAGCGGTTTTTAA
- a CDS encoding DUF6653 family protein gives MTKEQKIASLFAMDDETWERHSNPWSVWTRNTVLPVLIVAFWSRVWLGWLAIVPVAAAILWMWVNPRLFKKPESTDNWASKSVLGERIWLNRKTVPVPERHRRAPNILSAVSGVGFLFVIYGVYFLEIWPVLFGSALVYLGKLWFLDRMVWLYEDTKED, from the coding sequence GTGACAAAAGAGCAGAAGATCGCATCCCTCTTCGCGATGGACGACGAGACCTGGGAAAGGCATTCGAACCCGTGGAGCGTATGGACCAGGAACACGGTCCTGCCCGTACTCATCGTCGCGTTCTGGAGCAGGGTCTGGCTCGGGTGGTTGGCGATAGTCCCGGTCGCAGCCGCGATCTTATGGATGTGGGTAAACCCAAGGCTCTTCAAAAAACCCGAATCAACAGACAACTGGGCTTCAAAATCCGTCCTCGGGGAGAGAATCTGGCTCAACAGAAAGACCGTGCCTGTACCTGAACGCCACCGCCGGGCGCCAAACATTCTCTCGGCCGTATCAGGCGTAGGGTTTCTGTTCGTGATATATGGCGTCTATTTCCTTGAGATCTGGCCGGTTCTCTTCGGGTCGGCCCTCGTATACCTCGGAAAGCTCTGGTTCCTCGACAGGATGGTCTGGCTGTACGAGGATACAAAAGAGGATTAA
- a CDS encoding PAS domain S-box protein, producing MVDMDSYAEELSRVIEILKENPRGLSVTDIAAHISVNRNTVSRYLDMLRISGQVDMKTYGKAKVFFISQRAPISAMINFSSDMVAVIDRDLAVAQVNDSFCEFLDIKREDIIGKELRNSPLVGFDHPVINERIMAALEGEESTDEIRIMKVDEEKHFKIRLIPTVLNDSTPGVTITLEDITKRKKAEEALISSERNYRSLVEEINDAIWDLDDNARFTYVSPRTTEILGFQPSELIDKPIYEILNEEGKSALDSCIRECRNNGGGPEIFNCSVLHSNGHKIILESSLCRRYDEFGIGTGYRLVSRDVTEREKAYRGLFKWKSFLNSVVMNIPAMVLVKEVKKGTYIFFNRETEEFFGINSASATGKMGWELFPDKFVEYLISGDREVASTGAPVSMSELRLKISGKNERIIKSRKVPIFGMDNRLEYILTLLEDITEEKRAEEEIIAQRDQAQSYLDLAGVMIAVVDRQGRLTRINRYGCRMLGVTEDQIIGKNWFETVIPAGRRDHLRKQYSRIIAGEISPPQSEEGVIVTSGGGEIPVLWHNSIIKSPEGEITAIVSSASQNIS from the coding sequence ATGGTAGATATGGATTCCTACGCTGAAGAATTATCAAGAGTTATTGAAATTCTAAAGGAGAATCCCCGTGGGCTTTCCGTTACCGATATCGCCGCGCATATATCGGTAAACAGGAATACCGTTTCAAGATACCTCGACATGCTCCGGATATCGGGCCAGGTTGATATGAAGACATACGGGAAGGCAAAGGTGTTCTTTATATCCCAGCGTGCTCCGATTTCGGCCATGATCAACTTTTCTTCCGATATGGTCGCGGTAATAGACAGGGATCTGGCCGTTGCCCAGGTAAACGATTCGTTTTGCGAATTCCTTGACATAAAAAGAGAGGATATAATCGGAAAAGAGCTCAGGAACTCGCCTCTTGTAGGCTTCGATCACCCGGTGATAAACGAGAGGATTATGGCCGCGCTTGAAGGAGAGGAGAGCACCGACGAGATACGGATAATGAAAGTGGACGAAGAGAAGCACTTTAAAATCCGGCTGATTCCGACTGTTTTAAACGATTCCACCCCCGGTGTGACCATCACGCTTGAGGACATCACAAAGAGAAAAAAGGCTGAAGAAGCGTTAATATCAAGTGAGAGAAACTACAGGTCGCTTGTTGAGGAGATCAACGATGCGATATGGGATCTTGACGACAACGCAAGGTTCACATATGTAAGCCCCAGAACTACGGAAATACTCGGATTCCAGCCTTCGGAGCTTATAGATAAACCAATTTACGAAATTCTTAACGAAGAGGGGAAGTCGGCCCTAGACAGCTGCATCCGTGAATGCCGAAATAATGGCGGCGGTCCGGAAATTTTCAACTGCTCGGTTCTGCACAGCAACGGCCATAAAATCATTCTCGAATCAAGCCTCTGCAGGCGTTATGATGAGTTCGGAATCGGAACGGGCTACAGGCTTGTATCAAGAGATGTGACAGAGAGGGAAAAGGCATACCGCGGGCTTTTCAAATGGAAATCCTTCCTGAATTCGGTCGTCATGAATATTCCTGCGATGGTTCTTGTAAAAGAGGTAAAGAAAGGCACTTATATCTTCTTCAACAGGGAAACTGAGGAGTTCTTCGGTATAAATAGTGCTTCTGCCACAGGAAAGATGGGGTGGGAGCTCTTTCCCGACAAGTTCGTGGAGTACCTTATTTCGGGGGATAGGGAGGTTGCATCCACGGGTGCACCCGTATCAATGTCAGAACTGAGGCTGAAGATTTCGGGCAAGAACGAGAGGATAATCAAATCCCGCAAAGTTCCGATCTTCGGGATGGACAACAGACTGGAGTATATCCTGACCCTACTTGAGGATATTACAGAAGAAAAAAGGGCCGAAGAGGAGATTATTGCACAGAGGGACCAGGCACAGAGCTATCTTGATCTCGCTGGTGTCATGATTGCCGTAGTTGACAGGCAGGGCCGCCTGACCCGTATCAACCGCTACGGGTGCAGGATGCTTGGGGTCACTGAAGACCAGATAATCGGAAAAAACTGGTTTGAAACAGTCATTCCTGCCGGGAGAAGGGATCACCTGAGAAAACAGTATTCGAGAATTATTGCGGGGGAGATCAGCCCCCCGCAGAGCGAGGAAGGCGTCATTGTTACATCCGGTGGCGGGGAAATACCCGTATTATGGCATAATTCTATAATAAAAAGCCCGGAAGGGGAGATTACTGCAATAGTATCGTCCGCGTCTCAAAACATTTCATGA
- a CDS encoding Rid family detoxifying hydrolase, producing METKKVLIAVVIFLCGIIAGFCIYVALVPAGSPGGPGHYYTNEAPEPIGPYSQATGAGSLVFTSGQIGIDPATGDLVTGIENQTMQVMENLNAVLSSANLAFSDVVSTHIYVADLGYWDAINSIYGSYFGENPPARCVIEAGKLPRGALIEIEMIAVRTGV from the coding sequence ATGGAAACAAAAAAAGTCCTGATAGCGGTTGTTATCTTTTTGTGCGGAATTATCGCCGGATTCTGCATATATGTGGCTCTCGTGCCGGCCGGATCGCCTGGCGGGCCCGGGCATTATTATACGAATGAAGCCCCGGAACCGATCGGACCTTACAGCCAGGCTACAGGGGCCGGGTCTCTGGTTTTTACATCCGGCCAGATCGGGATCGATCCGGCCACCGGAGACCTCGTCACGGGAATTGAAAACCAGACGATGCAGGTGATGGAGAACCTTAATGCCGTTCTCTCCTCCGCAAACCTCGCCTTCTCCGATGTCGTCTCCACCCACATATACGTGGCCGACCTCGGGTACTGGGATGCCATAAATTCGATATATGGCAGTTATTTTGGTGAAAATCCGCCGGCGAGGTGCGTAATAGAGGCAGGGAAACTTCCACGCGGGGCACTGATCGAGATCGAGATGATCGCCGTCAGGACCGGGGTGTAG
- a CDS encoding ABC transporter permease, with protein MDWKTFARSILAVMEKNMRIYYFKGPVMIFGLLFPLIMFFTFFIGRDLDLVLFYPGFLGMMLFFTASSVGPLITPWEKREKTYERLVSLPVILESIIIGDVLAGAVFGTAITIVVFCISAMILPLNIANAGVMLLAIILGSIAFAALGTLLSSPATNNPSNIMMLSSLVRLPIIFISGIFIPLSQLGGWSYILTSFSPLTYIVDLFHSSLNGDGVYPVWMDVLVMLAVILLFIGGAKVIQKRNLARGV; from the coding sequence ATGGACTGGAAAACCTTTGCACGGAGCATCCTGGCCGTAATGGAGAAGAACATGCGGATATATTACTTCAAGGGGCCTGTGATGATCTTCGGCCTGCTCTTCCCCCTGATCATGTTCTTCACCTTCTTTATAGGTAGGGACCTGGACCTCGTCCTGTTCTATCCCGGCTTCCTAGGCATGATGCTATTCTTCACCGCATCATCAGTCGGTCCGCTTATAACTCCGTGGGAGAAGAGAGAGAAAACATACGAACGCCTCGTCTCCCTCCCGGTAATCCTTGAAAGCATAATAATCGGCGACGTGCTTGCCGGAGCCGTATTCGGGACCGCAATTACTATAGTGGTGTTCTGCATCTCGGCAATGATTCTCCCTCTCAATATCGCAAACGCCGGTGTTATGCTGCTCGCGATTATACTCGGATCGATAGCATTCGCAGCCCTCGGGACATTGCTGTCGTCCCCGGCGACGAACAATCCCTCCAATATAATGATGCTGTCGAGCCTTGTCCGTCTCCCGATAATATTCATCTCCGGGATCTTCATTCCCCTAAGCCAGCTCGGGGGATGGAGCTATATACTGACTTCATTTTCCCCGCTGACTTACATAGTCGATCTCTTTCATTCTTCCCTGAACGGCGACGGGGTATACCCGGTTTGGATGGACGTGCTCGTGATGCTGGCGGTGATACTGCTGTTTATCGGCGGTGCGAAGGTGATACAGAAGAGAAACCTTGCAAGAGGAGTATGA
- a CDS encoding PQQ-dependent sugar dehydrogenase — protein sequence MRLIIAGLSIVVALVLIFFTLLIIEGPVPVLVNNSGTAGFISLPTGFKAEIFADNVPGARSLATGDQGTIFVGTRDEGMVYALKDTNGDGYSDEQWTIAEGLFMPNGVAFRNGSLYVAEVDRILRYDDIEDRRDNPPEPVTVFSDLPLETSHGWKFIRFGPDGMLYIPVGMPCNICNTTESIYGTIARINPDWTGFEIYATGIRNTVGFDWDPETGDLWFTDNGRDWLGDDLPPDELNRAPEPGMDFGFPYYYGDNIENPEYAGEDNPAGSTPPVVELPAHVAPLGMRFYTGSMFPEEYNNTIFIAEHGSWNRETPIGYQIVTVRQGDENPEAVSFATGFLDSSGEVKGRPVDVEVLPDGSMLVSDDYAGKIYRISYDETG from the coding sequence ATGCGGCTGATAATTGCCGGACTTAGTATTGTAGTGGCCTTAGTGCTGATATTTTTCACCCTTTTAATCATTGAAGGGCCTGTTCCGGTCCTGGTGAACAATTCCGGAACGGCAGGATTTATCTCCCTTCCTACGGGATTTAAAGCGGAAATTTTTGCAGATAATGTTCCGGGGGCACGCTCCCTTGCCACTGGAGACCAGGGAACAATATTTGTCGGAACCCGGGACGAGGGAATGGTTTACGCACTTAAGGATACTAACGGCGACGGCTATTCCGATGAGCAGTGGACTATTGCAGAAGGGCTCTTTATGCCGAACGGGGTTGCATTCAGGAACGGATCGCTCTACGTGGCTGAAGTCGACAGAATACTCCGTTATGACGATATTGAAGACAGGCGCGACAATCCGCCGGAGCCTGTGACTGTGTTCTCCGATCTCCCGTTAGAGACAAGCCACGGCTGGAAATTCATCAGGTTCGGCCCGGACGGGATGCTGTATATACCGGTCGGCATGCCCTGCAACATCTGCAATACTACAGAGAGTATTTACGGGACAATTGCTCGCATCAACCCAGACTGGACCGGTTTTGAGATCTATGCCACAGGGATCAGGAACACTGTCGGATTCGACTGGGACCCCGAAACGGGCGATCTCTGGTTCACCGACAACGGAAGGGACTGGCTTGGGGATGATCTTCCTCCGGACGAGCTGAATCGTGCACCGGAGCCGGGCATGGATTTCGGGTTCCCCTATTATTATGGCGACAATATTGAGAACCCCGAGTATGCAGGGGAGGACAATCCGGCCGGCAGCACACCCCCGGTTGTCGAGCTTCCCGCCCATGTCGCTCCCCTGGGCATGCGGTTCTATACGGGATCGATGTTTCCGGAAGAATACAACAATACAATATTCATAGCCGAACACGGCTCCTGGAACAGGGAGACGCCGATCGGATACCAGATCGTAACTGTCAGGCAGGGAGATGAAAACCCGGAGGCTGTTTCCTTCGCTACCGGTTTCCTGGACTCCTCAGGGGAGGTAAAGGGAAGGCCGGTTGACGTCGAAGTCCTCCCCGACGGCTCTATGCTTGTCTCGGACGATTATGCAGGAAAGATCTACAGGATTTCTTATGATGAAACGGGATGA
- a CDS encoding PQQ-binding-like beta-propeller repeat protein: MNHYSGKILFGGIIVLAFVLFVQASSAAAGGDGPQLEWMKEYPVEEIEILSVCESADGGYYAAGAGPEGRLVMKLDSEGNTLWKKYIQGSDENGSIKMVKESPAGGLMLFADGENLIKATDDAVFEWEFHQPVGKVSSVDAVPDGSGVMAGTYFQGFLTKVASDGTEAWNRTLGDPDGGGQYILRSVQNDPDGGFIIAGYINPIFVVSDYNGFLMKTDADGGKIWARQYSGNASGMLLSATPVDSGGYAAARFQALAGEDNSTVDVPSVIFTNADGEVTGVADYNKSVSYVYHIENAGDNGYYLTGIKFEELAEDDEYKIIRTDLSGNVIWEKGLDDVALNGFTATSHGDFLVGGISYDGNTSVLAKYGVDDKSKGASGFDLIPAFAAFVFAAVYLVFRKGSE, translated from the coding sequence ATGAACCATTATTCGGGGAAAATCCTCTTTGGCGGAATAATTGTTCTTGCATTTGTTCTTTTTGTGCAGGCGTCCTCGGCCGCTGCCGGTGGAGACGGGCCTCAGCTCGAGTGGATGAAGGAGTATCCGGTCGAAGAGATCGAAATATTGTCGGTATGCGAATCCGCGGACGGGGGATACTATGCAGCAGGCGCCGGTCCTGAAGGAAGACTTGTAATGAAGCTCGATTCAGAAGGCAACACGCTGTGGAAGAAGTATATTCAGGGGAGTGATGAAAACGGAAGCATAAAAATGGTCAAGGAATCGCCGGCTGGCGGCCTGATGCTCTTTGCTGACGGTGAGAATCTTATTAAGGCAACAGATGATGCCGTATTCGAATGGGAGTTCCACCAGCCTGTAGGGAAGGTCTCTTCGGTCGACGCCGTACCTGACGGTTCCGGTGTTATGGCCGGAACTTATTTCCAGGGGTTTCTGACAAAGGTCGCTTCGGACGGAACGGAGGCCTGGAACAGGACCTTGGGTGATCCTGACGGCGGCGGGCAGTATATCCTGAGGTCTGTACAGAATGATCCTGACGGCGGATTCATAATCGCAGGATATATCAATCCCATATTTGTGGTATCGGACTATAACGGATTTCTTATGAAGACCGATGCAGACGGCGGGAAGATCTGGGCAAGGCAGTATTCGGGAAATGCGTCGGGGATGCTCCTGTCAGCCACCCCCGTTGATTCAGGAGGTTATGCAGCAGCACGGTTTCAGGCACTGGCTGGTGAAGACAATTCAACAGTGGATGTTCCGTCTGTTATATTCACGAATGCCGACGGGGAAGTTACTGGTGTTGCCGATTATAACAAATCCGTATCATATGTCTACCATATTGAAAATGCAGGCGATAACGGATATTATCTGACCGGAATAAAATTTGAAGAGTTGGCTGAAGATGATGAATATAAGATCATCAGAACCGATCTTTCAGGCAACGTAATCTGGGAAAAGGGGCTGGATGATGTCGCACTGAACGGTTTTACGGCAACATCCCACGGCGATTTTCTGGTTGGAGGCATCAGTTATGACGGAAACACAAGCGTTTTAGCTAAATATGGCGTGGATGACAAATCCAAAGGGGCTTCGGGCTTCGATCTCATTCCTGCCTTTGCGGCATTTGTCTTTGCCGCAGTATATCTGGTTTTCCGGAAAGGATCTGAATAA
- a CDS encoding type II glyceraldehyde-3-phosphate dehydrogenase, with the protein MIKVAVNGFGTIGKRVADAVSAQTDMEIIGVSKTRPSHEAMIAQKRGYPLYIADISKKESFEKAGMKVAGTVEEMVRAADIIVDATPGGVGAGNKAMYEKYGKMAIWQGGEEHEVAGYSFNSSCNFADARGRQFARVVSCNTTGLCRIIKLADTAFGVKKVRATMVRRGADPGDAKRGPVDAIVLNPVTIPSHHGPDVQTVLPEIDIVTTALVVPTTFMHMHIIQMDLKETGDRGKFLKMIADHPRIGLVKGYTGIKSTAELREYASDLGRPRSDLWESCVFEDSVSIVDGKELYLFQAIHQEADVVVENVDCIRAMTGGASTAEESVAMTNRALGFETI; encoded by the coding sequence ATGATAAAGGTTGCCGTAAACGGATTCGGGACCATCGGCAAGAGGGTCGCAGATGCCGTCTCCGCACAGACCGATATGGAGATCATCGGAGTATCCAAGACCAGACCGAGCCATGAGGCAATGATTGCACAAAAACGCGGGTACCCGCTTTATATTGCAGATATCTCAAAGAAGGAAAGTTTCGAGAAGGCCGGGATGAAGGTGGCGGGAACCGTCGAGGAGATGGTCCGGGCCGCAGATATCATCGTCGATGCAACCCCCGGCGGAGTAGGGGCCGGAAACAAGGCGATGTATGAGAAATACGGCAAAATGGCAATATGGCAGGGAGGAGAGGAGCATGAGGTCGCCGGATATTCCTTCAACTCTTCCTGCAACTTTGCGGACGCAAGAGGGCGGCAGTTTGCAAGGGTCGTATCATGCAACACTACCGGGCTGTGCCGCATAATCAAACTTGCGGATACCGCATTCGGCGTTAAAAAGGTCAGGGCTACGATGGTGAGGCGCGGAGCAGATCCCGGTGATGCAAAACGCGGGCCCGTGGATGCGATTGTCTTAAACCCCGTAACCATTCCGTCCCATCACGGCCCAGACGTCCAGACAGTTCTGCCCGAGATCGACATCGTGACGACCGCACTTGTCGTTCCGACGACATTCATGCATATGCACATCATACAGATGGATCTTAAAGAGACAGGAGACCGGGGGAAGTTCCTTAAAATGATTGCTGACCACCCGAGGATCGGCCTTGTAAAGGGATACACGGGAATAAAGAGCACCGCAGAACTAAGGGAGTACGCATCCGATCTCGGAAGGCCCAGATCAGACCTCTGGGAGTCGTGCGTCTTCGAAGATTCAGTGTCCATAGTAGACGGAAAGGAGCTCTATCTCTTCCAGGCGATTCACCAGGAGGCCGATGTCGTCGTAGAGAACGTGGACTGCATAAGGGCTATGACAGGTGGGGCCTCAACGGCCGAAGAGTCGGTCGCGATGACAAACCGTGCTCTCGGTTTTGAGACGATATAA
- a CDS encoding daunorubicin resistance protein DrrA family ABC transporter ATP-binding protein has translation MNAVETEDLRKSFGPVTAVDGVSLSIPEGGIFGFLGPNGAGKTTTIRMMTGVLIPDSGSARIFGNDVHSDPLAAKLKMGVIPENGTVYSDLTAEENILITGKFYGMDKELREKRAGEILEWLGLTERRNDLVRMFSKGMRQRISIACAIVHSPPLLILDEPTTGLDVYSRRLVIDTIRRMNSEGSTILLTTHNIEEANMLCSDIGIINKGRIVATGSPEKLKKTFDTSRYVEVSFNKTVAESYFAATGITRAEQWGDKWRIYSDDPDLAVKHVASMAEREHLSIISIATSNPTLEEAFVKLTEEA, from the coding sequence ATGAATGCAGTCGAAACTGAAGATCTCAGGAAGTCTTTCGGGCCCGTAACCGCAGTTGACGGGGTCAGCCTGTCAATCCCGGAAGGAGGAATATTCGGGTTCCTCGGCCCGAACGGGGCAGGAAAGACCACGACAATCCGGATGATGACCGGAGTCCTGATCCCGGATTCCGGCTCTGCAAGGATATTCGGAAACGATGTCCACAGCGATCCGCTTGCTGCAAAGCTTAAGATGGGTGTGATTCCCGAGAACGGGACCGTATACAGCGATCTCACCGCAGAGGAGAATATACTCATCACCGGAAAGTTCTACGGGATGGACAAGGAGCTCCGCGAAAAGCGTGCCGGGGAGATCCTTGAATGGCTGGGGTTAACAGAAAGGCGAAACGATCTCGTGCGTATGTTTTCGAAGGGAATGCGGCAGAGAATAAGTATCGCCTGCGCAATCGTCCATTCACCGCCTCTTCTTATTCTCGACGAGCCGACGACAGGACTGGACGTATACAGCAGGAGGCTCGTCATCGACACCATCCGCCGGATGAATTCGGAAGGCAGCACCATCCTCCTTACAACCCACAATATCGAGGAGGCGAACATGCTCTGCAGCGACATCGGCATAATAAACAAAGGAAGGATTGTTGCGACTGGAAGCCCCGAGAAGCTCAAGAAAACCTTCGATACTTCGAGATACGTGGAGGTCTCCTTCAACAAAACGGTCGCGGAATCGTACTTTGCAGCCACGGGCATCACCCGTGCCGAGCAGTGGGGGGACAAGTGGCGGATATACTCGGACGACCCCGATCTTGCCGTCAAGCATGTCGCATCGATGGCAGAGCGGGAACATCTCTCCATTATCTCTATTGCAACATCGAATCCGACGCTCGAAGAGGCGTTTGTGAAACTTACTGAGGAGGCCTGA